TGCATCGCCAGGTCCTTCGCGGCCTGGACAGTTGCCCTGGCGTCCAGTCGCTTCAGTGCCACCTGGTAGATGTACACGGCTTCCTGCTCCGAGCGGACAGTGGCGGCCAAAGCAGCATCTGTCGTGGCAGCCGTTGCATCCGGAGTGGGGCTCACGGAGGGGCATTGGTGCGCAGCCGGCGTTGTGTCAGGCGGGGTGCCGGCCGACGTCGGCGACGGTACCGTCAGCTGCCACGCCGCAGCCAGTTTTTCGCCCTGCAGCAGTTGGGCGGATCCGACGGCGGCGAGCAGCCTTGCGGTCCCGCCGTCGGCCTCGCGGGCGTCGTCCAGTCGTTGCCTGCCGCTGGCGGTCAAGCCAGCCACGATGGCCACCGGGGTCGTGTCATCTTGGCCCGTTGCCGCGGAGGCAGCACTACCGGTGGTATTGGGCAGGCCGCTGGTAGCGGCAGATGGCGTAAGAAGGGCCCTCGACTGCGTTGTCAGCAATGTCACAGCGTTGTCCAGGGCTGCTGTTTGAGAACCGGATCCTGTGGCTGCCGACAATCCTGCGGCCGATTCCCGCAGTCTCTGGGTATCGGTGAAAGCGTCGGCGAGGGCGGA
This window of the Arthrobacter sp. StoSoilB5 genome carries:
- a CDS encoding DUF4439 domain-containing protein codes for the protein MTTSLTIFGSTWCMEFPAHMTPWCVVDEQTSEKRRSPAWGRLLLISVVALLVAGTGIVLLPRDSGTPPELSFSESALADAFTDTQRLRESAAGLSAATGSGSQTAALDNAVTLLTTQSRALLTPSAATSGLPNTTGSAASAATGQDDTTPVAIVAGLTASGRQRLDDAREADGGTARLLAAVGSAQLLQGEKLAAAWQLTVPSPTSAGTPPDTTPAAHQCPSVSPTPDATAATTDAALAATVRSEQEAVYIYQVALKRLDARATVQAAKDLAMHERLLLQAEALTRLNCGDVPTREPGYRLPAQFAENPGAGLGTLEWDSLRGFGDLIALSTGETRDWAVSNLLAAVRRSIDWGATLAALPGLEFDADDFPPLPAPTPSPTRAESQPG